The Zingiber officinale cultivar Zhangliang chromosome 10A, Zo_v1.1, whole genome shotgun sequence genome contains a region encoding:
- the LOC122026949 gene encoding isoleucine--tRNA ligase, cytoplasmic-like isoform X2 — protein sequence MDTQTLMSTNQVLLNSMEYGDKLLARKVITIVREKTSGAIYIVAESRLSQLPSKKSKSESAGAVVPPQDKSSANSKSKGTTNSKTKSGVDAGSYQLVEKLTGASLVGLKYVPLFDYFLKYSETAFRVIADSYVTDDSGTGVVHCAPAFGEDDYRVCVSSGIIKDVDLFVAVDADGCFTKDVSDFSGRYVKDADKDIINSIKVKGRLVDNKSMVHSYPFCWRSDTPLIYRAVTSWFVSVEKIKEQLLESNKQTHWIPEYVKEKRFHNWLENARDWAVSRTRFWGTPLPIWVSEDFIEKRVIGSISELEKLSGAKVTDLHRHNIDHITIPSERGPEFGVLRRVDDVFDCWFESGSMPYAYIHYPFENAELFEKNFPGHFVAEGIDQTRGWFYTLMVLSTALFGKPAFRNLICNGLVLDEHGKKMSKSLKNYPSPTEVIGDYGADALRLYLVNSPVVRAENLQFKKNGVYNVVKDVFLPWYNAYRFLVQNAKRLEVEGPTSFVPAHYETLHNSSNVLDQWINSATESLIQFVRQEMDAYRLYTVIPYLLKFIDNLTNIYVRFNRKRLKGRTGEEDCIMSLSTLYNVLLTTCKVMAPFTPFFTEVLYQNLRKVSDGSEESVHYCNFPSTIGKRNKRIEQSVMRMMTVIDLVRNIRERHSKPLKTPLKEMIVVHPDSDFLEDITGKLREYVMEELNVKLVVPCNDPLKHASLRAEPDFSVLGKRLGKAMGAVAKEVKAMSQADILLFEQSGEATFSGHCLKQDDIKILREFKRPAGSTEKEIDAAGDGDVLVVLDLRADESLFDAGVAREVVSRIQKLRKKAGLDPTDVVEVYYEPLGKNKNILEKIVDSQDEYIKDALGSPLLHEKYTPADAVILCQEEFQVLLSHEEPPNVSFVISIAKPALVFDTEAIVALYSGDKKLADNLQTYLLSREVSNLKLEFQGGNGKIKVDCFQNQPVVELELEKHVFLSVADSYLRRKELLNY from the exons GTCCGAGAAAAAACATCAGGTGCAATATACATTGTTGCAGAATCTCGGCTGTCCCAGTTGCCTAGCAAAAAGTCAAAATCAGAATCAGCTGGAGCAGTTGTGCCTCCACAAGACAAGTCATCAGCCAACTCTAAGAGCAAGGGAACCACCAACAGTAAAACCAAGAGTGGCGTTGATGCTGGATCATATCAGTTAGTGGAGAAATTAACAGGCGCTTCTTTGGTTGGATTGAA atATGTTCCTCTGTTTGATTACTTCTTGAAGTATTCGGAGACAGCCTTCAGGGTAATTGCAGACAGTTATGTAACTGATGATAGTGGAACTGGTGTTGTTCATTGTGCACCAGCTTTTGGTGAAGATGATTACCGGGTCTGTGTGTCTTCTGGTATAATTAAG GATGTGGATCTTTTTGTGGCAGTCGACGCTGATGGTTGCTTTACTAAAGATGTATCCGATTTCTCTGGGCGCTATGTTAAGGATGCTGATAAAgatattataaattcaattaag GTGAAAGGAAGACTTGTCGATAACAAAAGTATGGTGCATTCTTATCCTTTTTGCTGGAGATCAGACACTCCCCTTATATATCGAGCGGTTACTAGTTG GTTTGTTTCAGTTGAGAAGATTAAGGAACAGTTGTTAGAAAGTAACAAGCAGACACATTGGATCCCTGAATATGTGAAG GAAAAAAGGTTTCATAATTGGCTTGAAAATGCTAGAGATTGGGCTGTTAGCCGAACTAGGTTTTGGGGCACTCCTCTGCCTATTTGGGTCAGTGAGGATTTCATTGAGAAGAGAGTTATTGGTTCTATTAGTGAACTTGAGAAGCTATCTGGTGCTAAG GTTACTGATCTTCATCGTCACAATATTGATCATATAACCATTCCCTCTGAACGTGGTCCAGAGTTTGGTGTTCTTCGTCGTGTGGATGAT GTTTTCGACTGTTGGTTTGAGAGTGGATCAATGCCATATGCTTATATTCATTACCCTTTTGAGAATGCTGAACTCTTTGAAAAGAACTTTCCTGGACACTTTGTGGCTGAGGGAATTGACCAAACCCGAGGATG GTTCTATACACTTATGGTGCTATCTACGGCATTGTTTGGGAAGCCAGCATTTAGAAATCTCATCTGCAATGGTCTTGTGTTGGATGAGCATGGGAAGAAAATGAGTAAAAGTTTGAAGAACTATCCATCGCCAACTGAAGTCATAGGCGATTATGGAGCG GATGCATTGCGATTATATTTGGTTAATTCTCCTGTAGTACGTGCTGAGAATTTGCAGTTCAAAAAGAATGGCGTGTATAATGTT GTCAAAGATGTCTTCCTTCCGTGGTATAATGCATATAGATTCCTTGTGCAAAATGCAAAAAGGCTTGAGGTTGAGGGTCCCACATCCTTTGTTCCAGCGCATTATGAAACTCTTCATAACTCTTCAAATGTGCTTGACCAATGGATAAATTCAGCTACTGAAAGTTTAATTCAATTTGTTCGTCAAGAAATGGATGCTTATCGGCTGTACACG gtcATCCCATATCTTTTGAAGTTCATTGACAATCTTACCAACATATATGTGCGGTTTAATCGAAAGAGATTGAAGGGGCGTACAGGAGAAGAAGACTGCATAATGTCGCTTTCGACTTTGTATAAT GTACTTTTAACTACCTGCAAAGTGATGGCTCCATTCACTCCTTTCTTCACAGAGGTTCTTTATCAAAACCTTCGGAAGGTCTCTGATGGATCTGAGGAAAGCGTTCATTATTGTAATTTTCCTTCAACAATAGGGAAG AGGAACAAGCGCATTGAACAAAGTGTCATGAGGATGATGACCGTCATTGACCTGGTGCGCAACATTCGGGAGCGTCACAGTAAACCTCTCAAAACACCACTCAA ggAAATGATTGTTGTTCATCCTGATTCAGACTTCCTTGAAGATATTACTGGAAAGTTGAGGGAG TATGTGATGGAGGAGCTCAATGTTAAATTAGTGGTTCCTTGCAATGATCCTTTGAAGCATGCTTCATTACGGGCTGAGCCTGATTTTAG tgTATTAGGTAAAAGATTGGGGAAGGCAATGGGTGCTGTGGCTAAGGAGGTTAAAGCAATGTCTCAGGCTGACATACTGTTATTTGAGCAATCTGGGGAAGCCACTTTCTCAGGGCATTGCCTGAAGCAGGATGATATAAAG ATATTGCGGGAGTTCAAACGGCCTGCTGGTAGCACAGAAAAGGAGATTGATGCTGCTGGAGATG GTGATGTTTTGGTTGTATTGGATTTAAGAGCTGACGAATCATTGTTTGATGCAGGAGTTGCTCGAGAG GTTGTCAGCCGCATTCAGAAATTGCGCAAGAAAGCTGGTTTGGATCCCACTGATGTCGTGGAGGTATACTATGAACCTCTtggcaaaaataaaaatatcttggagaaaattgTGGATTCCCAG GACGAATACATCAAAGATGCTCTTGGGTCCCCTTTACTTCACGAAAAATACACTCCTGCTGATGct GTGATTTTGTGCCAGGAGGAATTTCAG GTCTTGCTATCCCATGAGGAACCACCTAATGTCTCCTTTGTTATCAGCATAGCAAAGCCTGCTCTTGTGTTTGATACCGAAGCCATTGTTGCACTATATTCAG GGGATAAGAAGCTTGCTGATAATTTACAAACATATTTGTTATCAAGAGAAGTTTCCAATTTGAAATTAGAGTTTCAAGGTGGAAATGGAAAG ATCAAGGTAGATTGTTTTCAGAATCAACCTGTGGTTGAGTTGGAGCTAGAAAAGCATGTCTTTCTCAGCGTAGCAGATTCCTACTTGAGAAGGAAGGAACTATTGAATTATTAA